From the genome of Gilliamella sp. wkB7, one region includes:
- a CDS encoding mannitol-1-phosphate 5-dehydrogenase: MQALHFGAGNIGRGFIGKLLSDAGVHVTFADVNEQVINEIAKRHQYPVNVVGEQSTTEIVHNVDAINSSSNEVSDYIAKVDLVTTAVGPQILARIAENMAKGLIARHQQANNAPLNIIACENMVRGTSQFKQEIFKYIPHELHQWMNSHIGFVDSAVDRIVPPATSKTGDILEVTVETFSEWIVDKNQFIGDIPQIKGMEPVDNLMAFVERKLFTLNTGHAITAYLGFYNNIATIRDAILVDSIRAVVQGAMQESGQVLIKRYNFDPAKHQAYIEKILTRFENPYLHDDTARVGRQPIRKLGSGDRLVKPLLGTFEYELKNSNLLIGIAAALNYRNDDDDQASDLTQQISNKGVVQTFCDISGIESNNPIVSQIEQLYTAMQNHQY; the protein is encoded by the coding sequence ATGCAAGCATTACATTTTGGCGCTGGTAACATTGGGCGCGGATTTATCGGTAAACTATTATCAGATGCAGGTGTTCATGTAACGTTTGCTGATGTTAACGAGCAAGTGATTAACGAAATCGCCAAACGTCACCAGTACCCAGTTAATGTAGTGGGCGAACAATCAACCACCGAAATCGTCCACAATGTTGACGCTATTAATAGCTCATCAAACGAAGTAAGTGACTATATTGCGAAAGTCGATTTAGTGACTACCGCAGTAGGACCACAAATTTTAGCTCGCATTGCTGAAAATATGGCAAAGGGATTAATTGCAAGGCATCAGCAAGCCAACAACGCCCCTCTTAACATCATCGCTTGTGAAAACATGGTGCGAGGAACCAGCCAATTTAAACAAGAAATATTTAAATATATACCTCATGAACTCCACCAATGGATGAACAGTCATATAGGCTTTGTTGATTCAGCCGTTGACCGCATCGTACCACCGGCAACCTCTAAAACAGGGGATATATTAGAAGTTACAGTTGAAACATTTTCCGAATGGATTGTCGATAAAAATCAATTTATTGGCGATATTCCACAAATCAAAGGTATGGAGCCAGTTGATAACTTAATGGCATTTGTCGAACGTAAATTATTTACCTTAAACACAGGTCATGCCATTACCGCTTATTTAGGATTTTACAATAACATTGCGACCATCCGCGATGCTATTTTAGTTGATAGCATTCGCGCAGTTGTACAAGGAGCCATGCAGGAAAGCGGTCAAGTACTGATAAAACGTTACAATTTTGACCCAGCTAAACATCAAGCCTATATTGAAAAGATCCTCACACGCTTTGAAAATCCATATCTCCATGATGATACGGCTCGTGTAGGTCGTCAACCCATTCGCAAATTAGGATCTGGCGATCGATTGGTGAAACCGTTACTTGGCACATTTGAGTATGAACTAAAGAATAGTAACTTGCTCATCGGCATTGCTGCAGCCCTAAATTATCGCAATGATGACGACGATCAAGCCTCCGACCTAACCCAACAAATTAGCAACAAAGGGGTAGTTCAAACATTTTGTGATATTTCTGGTATTGAAAGCAATAATCCTATTGTTAGTCAGATTGAACAACTTTATACTGCAATGCAAAATCATCAATATTAA
- a CDS encoding MltR family transcriptional regulator translates to MLESILAEDTILEKLNQQADIHSLLAEAIKMINHSVNQLIIKVFRKEPHAIKFVIPSLIGKNGPLNDTSVCLKLLYALGIITREEYEDIELLIAILDELDHDDKKYSYLDDEILGPISLLHDMVLPPNWDSHHQKAKESGIVDTLKSSIYQNRYQQMIRSALIIAITDLTVRIINKQNINYFP, encoded by the coding sequence ATGCTAGAATCGATATTAGCAGAAGATACAATACTTGAAAAACTTAACCAGCAAGCTGATATACACAGCTTGTTGGCTGAAGCTATAAAAATGATTAATCACAGTGTTAATCAATTAATTATAAAAGTATTTCGTAAAGAGCCTCACGCCATAAAATTTGTCATACCATCACTAATTGGTAAAAATGGCCCACTCAATGATACATCCGTGTGCTTAAAATTACTTTATGCGCTAGGTATCATAACGCGCGAGGAGTATGAAGATATCGAGCTATTAATTGCCATTTTAGATGAACTTGACCATGACGATAAAAAATACTCATATCTCGACGATGAAATATTAGGTCCGATTAGTCTATTACATGATATGGTATTACCGCCTAATTGGGATTCACACCATCAAAAAGCCAAAGAGTCAGGCATTGTCGACACATTAAAGTCATCCATCTATCAAAATCGTTATCAACAAATGATACGCTCTGCATTGATTATTGCCATTACGGATCTGACAGTCAGAATTATTAATAAGCAAAATATTAACTATTTTCCTTAA
- a CDS encoding type VI secretion system Vgr family protein, producing the protein MDTMEQLGDSLTLLSGHLSHNNYSLSVDGSEALSSISVVSIKGRERLNEPWRYQIDFTSKNKKISIASMLSQTASLTFHPNQSPLQVTQISSFDHVAKTRKLYGIITEFSLVSISEDEARYRVKLEPRMALLANHHQSAIFQNKSVIDVVNEVLRNHNFIGIDFRFELKETYPVREFITQWQESDLNFIQRLLADVGLYFYFETHLEHHCEVMVISDYEKGYADGGRMTIKQPSGLNDRLRYSVWDLQFNSKTKPSQVSVNDYNYRMSDSNLYSSDNSHSKDMTMRGEDYRYEEHYKIQGDIQTVESGNWYARIRHQHYVSEQFILTGQCNAYELTPGQLVTIEDCPIAEIKDGVVIVATECYGDRTESYQTRFTAIPYDALKPYRPAPLPWPQVSGTLPARVTSKDDDTYGYIDTQGRYRIKFNFDLKNWQKGEESLWVRLAKPYAGDTYGFHFPLIDSTEVAVAFTNGNPDRPYIAHAMHDSSHPDHVTTINKHRNVIRTPANNKLRMDDKRGQEHIKLATEYGKTQLNLGHLVDSEKTKRGEGFELRTDEWGAVRAAKGIFITTDKQYQAQDLQLNMQEAKAQLDKTLDLVSALQDAVKHAEAELADLETQKKLIIESIEEFKQPSILMSSPKGIAQVTPESVQIAAGENIMLASHQHTDVSVLRKFTVAAGEMISLFAQKMGIKLIASHGKVDIQAQHDEMSLLAEKDLSISSQKGRTVISAQKELILTCGGAYIRLADGSIDIAAPDNVICHSATWQKTGPDSLSQMLNVRQNTNYHFNSQLLWKNDNTPVKNQRVKIIRADGSEIDAMTDENGKLPKQFADFIEPITIVLGPQKDS; encoded by the coding sequence ATGGACACAATGGAGCAACTCGGCGATAGCTTAACTTTGCTTTCTGGGCACTTATCACACAATAACTATTCGTTGTCAGTTGATGGATCCGAAGCATTATCAAGCATTTCTGTTGTATCAATTAAAGGTCGAGAACGGTTAAATGAACCTTGGCGATATCAGATAGATTTCACAAGCAAAAATAAGAAAATTTCAATTGCATCCATGCTCAGCCAAACCGCCTCCCTGACTTTTCATCCTAACCAATCACCGCTACAAGTGACACAAATCAGCTCATTTGATCATGTTGCCAAAACAAGAAAGCTTTACGGGATAATCACAGAATTTAGTTTAGTCTCAATCAGCGAAGATGAAGCTCGTTATCGGGTGAAACTTGAACCCCGAATGGCATTACTTGCAAACCATCATCAAAGTGCCATTTTTCAGAATAAGAGTGTCATTGATGTGGTTAATGAAGTGTTGCGAAATCACAATTTTATCGGCATTGATTTTCGTTTTGAATTAAAAGAAACCTATCCTGTACGAGAATTTATTACGCAATGGCAAGAGAGTGATTTAAATTTTATACAGCGTTTGTTGGCAGATGTGGGTCTATACTTTTACTTTGAAACGCATCTAGAGCACCATTGTGAAGTGATGGTAATAAGTGATTATGAAAAAGGGTATGCTGATGGTGGTAGAATGACCATAAAGCAACCCAGCGGTCTCAATGATCGTCTTCGCTACAGTGTCTGGGATTTACAATTTAACAGTAAAACTAAGCCAAGTCAGGTCAGTGTTAACGATTATAACTATCGGATGTCCGACAGCAATCTTTACAGCAGTGACAACAGTCACTCAAAAGATATGACAATGCGGGGCGAAGACTATCGGTATGAAGAGCACTACAAAATTCAGGGTGATATACAGACAGTCGAAAGTGGTAATTGGTATGCGCGTATTCGGCATCAACACTATGTAAGCGAACAATTTATTCTAACGGGGCAATGTAATGCTTATGAGCTCACACCGGGACAGTTAGTGACTATAGAGGATTGCCCGATAGCCGAGATTAAAGATGGTGTGGTGATTGTTGCAACCGAATGTTATGGTGACCGAACTGAATCTTACCAAACCCGCTTTACTGCTATTCCTTATGATGCTCTTAAACCGTATCGACCAGCACCATTACCTTGGCCACAAGTGAGTGGCACCTTACCAGCCCGAGTAACCAGTAAAGATGATGATACGTACGGTTATATTGATACGCAGGGTCGTTACCGAATTAAATTCAATTTTGATTTAAAAAATTGGCAAAAAGGTGAGGAAAGTTTATGGGTCAGACTGGCAAAACCATATGCCGGCGATACGTATGGTTTTCACTTTCCTTTGATAGATTCAACAGAAGTTGCAGTTGCGTTCACCAATGGTAATCCAGACCGCCCGTATATAGCTCATGCCATGCACGACAGCAGTCATCCTGACCATGTTACGACAATCAATAAACACCGTAATGTGATACGCACGCCAGCGAATAATAAACTGCGAATGGACGATAAACGCGGTCAGGAGCATATAAAACTGGCAACAGAATATGGCAAAACCCAACTCAATTTGGGGCATTTGGTGGACAGTGAAAAAACGAAACGGGGAGAGGGTTTCGAACTGCGAACTGATGAGTGGGGTGCAGTGCGTGCTGCTAAAGGTATCTTTATTACTACCGACAAACAGTATCAAGCACAAGATTTACAACTTAATATGCAAGAGGCCAAAGCGCAGCTTGATAAAACATTAGATTTAGTCTCTGCCTTACAAGATGCTGTTAAACATGCTGAGGCTGAATTAGCCGATTTAGAAACACAAAAAAAATTGATAATCGAATCCATTGAAGAATTTAAACAACCCTCTATTTTGATGTCTTCACCAAAAGGGATCGCCCAAGTTACACCTGAAAGTGTGCAGATAGCTGCAGGTGAAAATATCATGTTGGCAAGTCATCAACATACTGATGTCAGTGTTTTAAGAAAATTTACCGTTGCAGCGGGTGAAATGATCAGTTTATTTGCTCAAAAAATGGGAATCAAGCTTATCGCTTCACATGGCAAAGTTGATATACAAGCACAACATGATGAAATGTCATTACTGGCGGAAAAAGATTTGTCAATAAGTAGTCAAAAAGGTCGTACTGTTATTTCAGCTCAAAAAGAACTTATTTTAACGTGTGGTGGTGCTTATATACGACTTGCTGATGGCTCAATAGATATTGCTGCGCCGGATAATGTCATTTGCCATTCAGCAACATGGCAAAAAACTGGTCCAGATAGTTTAAGCCAAATGTTAAATGTACGCCAAAATACAAATTATCATTTTAATTCACAATTATTATGGAAAAATGACAATACACCAGTAAAAAATCAGCGAGTTAAAATTATTCGTGCCGATGGGAGTGAAATTGATGCCATGACGGATGAAAATGGAAAATTGCCAAAACAGTTTGCCGATTTTATTGAACCAATAACAATTGTTCTTGGCCCCCAAAAAGACAGTTAA
- the rlmKL gene encoding bifunctional 23S rRNA (guanine(2069)-N(7))-methyltransferase RlmK/23S rRNA (guanine(2445)-N(2))-methyltransferase RlmL: MKTLFASTSRGLEELLKKELEELGSVDCKIAQGGVFFDADEKTLYQSLLWSRLASRILLPIAEFDIYSDLDLYSCVFNIKWPDIFAVDNSFVINFVGVNDFIRNSQYGALKIKDAIVDHFSRHTSERPNVAKQDPDVRIHAYLNKNRVTLSLDLSGNSLHQRGYRQQTGQAPLKENLAAAIIMRSGWQMDTPLIDPMCGSGTLLIEAAMIAAKIPPGLLRKHWGFFAWKGFNPILWNELLFAAKHNISKPNIPFIGYDNNTVVLERAKQNAIQAGVGDLITFALQDVTQLTNPLPNDVTGTIISNPPYGERLESEPALVALHTALGRQIKQYFGGWRLSLFSGAPQLLDCLQMRAERQFKAKNGPLDCVQKNYTIAQRSTEQVSTPILPAADFANRLRKNKQKLEKWAAQEQLECYRLYDADLPEYNVAIDRYKDKVVVQEYAAPKNIDPQKTRQRLFDIINATMSVLELTADQLVLKTREKQKGKQQYQKLSQKQDYFLVHEYAINKRKTQFWVNVTDYLDTGLFLDHRLARKMIGEMSAGKDFLNLFAYTGSATVYAGLGGAKSTTTVDMSRTYLQWADRNLKQNGLTGRQHRLIQADCLLYLEQSDDQFDLIFIDPPTFSNSKRMSDTFDVQRDHLKIMANLKRLLKPNGIIVFSNNKRGFKMDNIGMQNLGLTYQDITNKTLSLDFKRNKQIHCCFIVQHQK, translated from the coding sequence ATGAAAACACTATTTGCCAGCACGTCACGCGGGCTTGAAGAGTTATTGAAAAAAGAGTTAGAAGAGTTAGGTTCGGTCGATTGTAAAATTGCTCAAGGGGGTGTCTTTTTTGATGCGGATGAAAAGACATTATATCAATCATTATTATGGTCGCGTCTGGCATCGCGTATATTGTTGCCAATTGCTGAGTTTGATATTTACAGTGATTTAGATCTCTATTCGTGTGTTTTTAATATTAAATGGCCAGATATTTTTGCAGTTGATAACTCCTTTGTGATTAATTTTGTTGGTGTAAACGATTTCATCCGTAATAGCCAATATGGCGCACTCAAAATTAAAGATGCAATTGTTGATCACTTCTCTCGTCATACTAGTGAGCGCCCTAATGTGGCTAAGCAAGATCCTGATGTTCGTATTCATGCTTATTTAAATAAGAACCGTGTAACACTTTCGTTAGATTTAAGTGGTAATAGTTTGCATCAACGTGGTTATCGTCAGCAAACTGGACAAGCGCCATTGAAAGAAAACTTAGCTGCTGCAATTATTATGCGCTCAGGCTGGCAGATGGATACGCCATTAATCGATCCTATGTGTGGTTCGGGAACACTGCTAATCGAAGCAGCGATGATTGCTGCTAAAATTCCACCGGGTTTATTACGTAAACATTGGGGATTCTTTGCTTGGAAAGGCTTTAATCCAATACTTTGGAATGAACTATTATTTGCCGCTAAACACAATATTAGCAAACCGAATATACCATTTATCGGTTACGACAATAATACCGTTGTGTTAGAGCGAGCAAAACAAAATGCCATTCAGGCGGGTGTAGGCGATTTGATTACATTTGCATTACAGGATGTAACGCAGTTAACCAATCCACTGCCTAATGATGTAACAGGTACAATAATTAGTAATCCACCTTATGGCGAAAGATTAGAAAGTGAGCCTGCTCTTGTTGCCTTGCACACAGCGCTTGGTCGTCAAATTAAGCAATACTTTGGTGGCTGGCGACTTTCGTTATTTAGTGGCGCACCTCAATTGTTAGACTGTTTACAAATGCGTGCAGAAAGACAATTTAAAGCGAAGAATGGTCCGTTAGATTGTGTACAAAAAAATTATACTATTGCGCAACGATCTACTGAACAAGTCAGCACACCAATATTGCCAGCGGCTGATTTTGCTAATCGTTTACGAAAAAATAAGCAGAAACTTGAAAAATGGGCTGCACAAGAACAGCTAGAGTGTTATCGCCTTTATGATGCCGATTTACCTGAATACAATGTTGCTATCGATCGTTATAAAGATAAAGTAGTCGTACAGGAATATGCAGCACCTAAAAATATCGATCCACAAAAAACTCGTCAACGGCTATTTGATATTATTAACGCCACTATGTCAGTGTTAGAACTCACTGCTGATCAATTAGTTTTAAAAACACGTGAAAAGCAAAAAGGCAAACAGCAATATCAAAAATTGAGCCAAAAACAGGATTATTTTTTGGTGCACGAGTATGCCATTAATAAACGCAAAACTCAGTTTTGGGTAAATGTGACCGATTATTTAGATACAGGGCTGTTTTTAGATCATCGTTTAGCGCGCAAAATGATTGGTGAAATGAGTGCGGGTAAGGATTTTCTAAATCTATTTGCTTATACCGGTAGTGCAACGGTTTATGCGGGTCTAGGTGGTGCTAAGTCAACTACGACGGTTGATATGTCACGCACTTATTTACAATGGGCCGATCGTAATCTAAAACAAAACGGATTAACAGGTAGACAGCATCGTTTAATTCAAGCTGATTGTTTATTGTATTTAGAACAAAGTGATGATCAGTTCGATCTAATCTTTATTGATCCACCTACATTTTCAAATTCTAAAAGGATGAGTGATACTTTTGATGTTCAACGTGATCATTTAAAAATAATGGCGAATTTAAAACGGTTATTAAAACCAAATGGCATCATTGTGTTTTCGAACAATAAACGGGGTTTTAAAATGGATAACATTGGTATGCAAAACCTTGGATTGACTTATCAAGATATCACCAATAAAACGTTATCTTTGGACTTTAAACGTAATAAGCAAATTCACTGCTGTTTTATTGTCCAACACCAAAAATAA
- a CDS encoding T6SS immunity protein Tli4 family protein has protein sequence MVTSTNEQQQKVDELLTNLATRCLGTYLIDLPKQFKASKANSFEYGYNQSIDISTNQQYLPPFKQMLVRREQELKNTQPIDPIDGNFLKAIYPLPVSNSNEIQGVIFERMQRRGIPDVARILEGYHWQNEVTFKIEMKATNGSASRYDEDRKKYPEIYNNDVPEKIAQMRTLFERMRVRDDYTIPNEPGFCFINGFMQGDDYRPKYIQFTYQYEDREDFYFHITFNNYAGSESLFDIPDNFIIQGEGQKIYTGTREIHNLHLEEVIVKNNDFYDSNDNGLKKERYIFNLGINMEEPDNRNPNLEIQMYYIIPRDSRNAYSEDQLMIIWREITNSIRIRESSFTNE, from the coding sequence ATGGTAACCTCAACAAACGAACAGCAACAAAAAGTCGATGAACTACTCACTAACCTAGCCACCCGTTGTCTGGGAACCTATTTAATTGATTTACCGAAACAATTTAAAGCATCAAAAGCTAATTCGTTTGAATATGGTTATAATCAAAGCATTGATATCTCAACCAATCAGCAATATCTACCCCCTTTTAAACAAATGCTCGTCCGTCGTGAACAAGAGTTAAAAAATACTCAACCGATAGATCCAATTGATGGTAATTTTTTAAAAGCAATCTATCCATTGCCAGTTTCAAATAGTAATGAAATACAAGGTGTGATTTTTGAAAGGATGCAGCGTCGAGGAATTCCTGATGTTGCTCGAATTTTAGAAGGTTATCATTGGCAAAATGAAGTTACTTTCAAAATTGAGATGAAAGCTACCAATGGTTCTGCAAGTCGGTATGATGAGGATAGAAAAAAATATCCAGAGATCTACAATAACGATGTACCTGAAAAAATAGCGCAAATGCGAACATTGTTTGAACGTATGCGTGTTCGTGATGATTATACTATTCCAAACGAACCAGGTTTTTGTTTTATAAATGGCTTTATGCAAGGTGATGATTACAGACCAAAATACATTCAATTTACTTATCAATATGAAGATAGAGAAGATTTTTATTTTCATATCACATTTAATAATTATGCTGGAAGCGAGTCATTGTTTGATATTCCAGACAATTTTATTATTCAGGGTGAAGGGCAAAAAATTTATACAGGGACACGAGAAATTCATAATCTTCATTTAGAAGAAGTTATTGTTAAAAATAATGATTTTTATGATAGTAACGACAATGGATTAAAAAAAGAGAGATATATTTTTAATTTAGGCATTAATATGGAAGAGCCTGATAATAGAAATCCAAACTTAGAGATTCAAATGTACTATATCATCCCTCGTGATAGCCGTAATGCTTATAGTGAAGATCAGTTAATGATTATATGGCGTGAAATAACCAATAGTATCAGAATTAGAGAAAGTTCATTTACAAATGAATAA
- a CDS encoding lipase family alpha/beta hydrolase, whose translation MDKNNNRQSAVFNTVLRSDEKMAKMHIEKERKVIPIIFLPGVMGSNLKAKSETGKNQNTKKIWCLDSAASMANWFFMGAKARKIKLKPDRTEVDFRGKISDASEAEIQLFGDRRERGWGSISYLGYGEFLKIFQSYLYQPNGQLSSKLTNLINDLPFVLDEGSKEQLIFKENEIEICKNYDFPLYAMGYNWLESNAESAEKLKTLVEETIPKFYKKRGRVCDKVILITHSMGGLVARFYTELLGGRDKVYGVINGVQPSTGAAAAYTRMKRGNEDDWIMANILGKDAAEMTAVCAQAPGPLQLLPSGEYRAKSLTSEKYVPEWLTITTPDGKSESFPKTNPYDDIYLNKEQWWCACEPHLINPLNTRYDKTTMQKDWQEYEKLICIQVKSFHEKIADKFHPNTYVFFGIEESGNTIREELLTYERVHWQGKFIDSSSIFAERPPKNYIGDNNRLNLKELNEDRTLKANANESKDDNIASLRKRSIKIKYTLKEANDDGDSTVPKSSGEIPIEKIQVRMHIPVKHGSPYDEDICQEFALRAIVAIIQKVNKNEQQAKT comes from the coding sequence ATGGACAAAAATAATAATCGTCAAAGTGCAGTATTTAACACAGTACTCCGTTCAGATGAAAAAATGGCAAAAATGCATATTGAAAAAGAGCGTAAAGTTATACCAATTATTTTTTTGCCTGGCGTGATGGGAAGTAATTTAAAGGCAAAATCTGAAACAGGAAAAAATCAAAATACGAAAAAGATTTGGTGTTTAGATAGCGCTGCTTCAATGGCCAATTGGTTTTTTATGGGGGCCAAAGCAAGAAAAATAAAACTTAAGCCTGATAGAACCGAAGTAGATTTCCGTGGAAAGATTTCTGATGCTTCAGAAGCTGAGATTCAGTTATTTGGAGATCGTCGAGAAAGGGGATGGGGAAGCATTAGTTATTTGGGTTATGGCGAATTTTTGAAAATCTTTCAATCATACTTATATCAACCAAATGGCCAATTATCCAGTAAATTAACCAATCTGATTAATGATTTACCTTTTGTGTTAGACGAAGGTTCAAAAGAACAATTAATTTTTAAAGAAAATGAGATTGAAATCTGTAAAAATTACGATTTTCCGCTTTATGCAATGGGTTATAACTGGTTAGAATCTAATGCAGAAAGTGCAGAAAAACTAAAAACTTTAGTTGAAGAAACTATCCCAAAATTTTATAAAAAACGAGGCAGAGTTTGCGATAAAGTGATTTTAATTACCCATTCTATGGGAGGGTTGGTTGCGCGTTTTTATACGGAACTTCTGGGGGGACGTGATAAAGTATACGGTGTAATTAATGGCGTACAACCCTCGACAGGAGCCGCTGCCGCTTATACACGCATGAAACGAGGGAATGAAGATGATTGGATTATGGCAAACATATTAGGTAAAGATGCCGCCGAAATGACCGCAGTGTGTGCTCAAGCTCCTGGCCCATTACAATTGTTACCCAGCGGAGAATATAGAGCAAAAAGTTTAACGAGTGAAAAATATGTACCTGAATGGTTAACCATTACTACTCCTGATGGAAAATCAGAATCTTTTCCTAAAACAAATCCATATGATGATATTTACTTAAACAAAGAGCAATGGTGGTGTGCCTGTGAACCACATTTAATTAATCCATTAAATACAAGATATGATAAAACCACAATGCAAAAAGATTGGCAAGAATACGAAAAGCTAATTTGCATACAAGTGAAATCTTTTCATGAAAAAATAGCTGATAAGTTTCATCCCAATACCTATGTATTTTTTGGAATTGAAGAGAGTGGAAATACTATTCGTGAAGAGTTATTGACCTATGAAAGAGTGCATTGGCAAGGTAAGTTTATTGACAGTTCTTCAATATTTGCAGAACGACCGCCAAAGAACTATATTGGCGACAATAACCGATTAAATTTAAAAGAGTTGAATGAAGACAGAACCCTTAAAGCAAATGCTAATGAATCGAAGGATGATAATATTGCATCCTTAAGAAAAAGGAGTATTAAGATAAAATATACTTTAAAAGAAGCCAATGACGATGGCGATAGTACCGTGCCAAAAAGTTCTGGTGAGATTCCAATAGAAAAGATTCAAGTTCGTATGCATATACCAGTTAAACATGGATCTCCATATGATGAGGACATCTGTCAAGAGTTTGCTTTGCGCGCAATAGTAGCTATTATACAAAAGGTTAACAAAAATGAGCAACAAGCTAAAACTTAA
- a CDS encoding VOC family protein: protein MKVKNIDHFVITTHNIDKSIAFYQDLLGMKHVEKDGRHAFIFGHQKINIHAKKGEFQPAALHPEYGSQDFCLIVEEDVESIKKEIEKKGYPIVEGVVKRHGAQGDINSLYLRDPDGNLVELANYRNN from the coding sequence ATGAAAGTCAAAAATATAGACCATTTTGTTATCACTACCCACAATATTGATAAAAGTATCGCATTTTATCAAGATCTTCTTGGTATGAAGCATGTTGAAAAAGATGGACGACATGCTTTTATTTTTGGTCATCAAAAAATTAATATTCACGCTAAAAAAGGCGAATTTCAACCCGCAGCATTACATCCAGAATATGGTAGCCAAGATTTTTGTTTAATTGTTGAAGAAGATGTTGAATCCATTAAAAAAGAAATCGAAAAAAAGGGTTATCCTATTGTAGAGGGTGTGGTAAAACGGCATGGCGCACAGGGAGATATCAATAGTTTATATCTCAGAGACCCAGATGGAAATTTGGTTGAGCTGGCCAATTATCGGAATAATTAA
- a CDS encoding universal stress protein, protein MYNKILVPVDVLEDELTQKVIPHVECLAKLSNAEVIFFHTLPVASAIVNAYSFGFDEFKDKATVQTEQWLHKLMASINLPQEKLSFSIAFGNPRDEILHIAEELKPDLIILGSRRPNITTHLLGSNAAGVVRSAQTSVLVVR, encoded by the coding sequence ATGTACAACAAAATTTTAGTACCGGTTGATGTGCTTGAAGATGAGTTAACCCAAAAAGTCATCCCACATGTTGAATGTTTGGCAAAATTATCAAATGCTGAGGTGATCTTCTTTCATACTTTGCCAGTAGCGTCAGCAATTGTGAATGCTTACTCATTTGGTTTTGATGAATTTAAAGATAAAGCAACTGTACAAACTGAACAATGGTTACATAAATTAATGGCTTCTATTAATTTACCTCAAGAAAAATTGTCGTTTTCTATTGCGTTTGGTAATCCAAGAGATGAAATTCTTCATATTGCGGAAGAATTAAAACCTGACCTAATAATATTAGGATCACGTCGCCCTAATATTACCACTCATTTACTAGGATCGAATGCGGCAGGTGTAGTCCGTAGTGCGCAAACTTCAGTTTTAGTCGTTCGATAG
- a CDS encoding GNAT family N-acetyltransferase, giving the protein MSSIIYRSDIKPELEQAIALYRHCSLGERRPLTDSTRFKAMLDNANLVITAWHNDKLIGIARCLTDFVYITYLADLAVDEDYQKQGIGKQLIKEVKKNTHENCSITLLAAPSAVDYYGHIGFNAHPSAWILRDKSI; this is encoded by the coding sequence ATGAGTAGTATTATTTACCGTTCAGACATCAAACCAGAACTTGAACAAGCTATTGCCCTTTATCGTCACTGTTCACTAGGTGAACGCCGACCTCTTACCGATTCAACACGATTTAAAGCTATGTTAGATAATGCTAACTTAGTTATAACCGCTTGGCATAATGATAAATTAATTGGTATAGCGCGTTGTTTAACGGATTTTGTATATATAACTTATTTGGCTGATCTCGCTGTAGATGAGGATTATCAAAAACAAGGTATTGGTAAACAATTAATTAAAGAAGTAAAAAAGAATACTCATGAAAATTGCTCGATAACCTTACTGGCTGCACCAAGTGCGGTTGATTATTATGGACATATCGGATTTAATGCTCATCCTTCCGCTTGGATTTTAAGAGATAAATCAATATGA